One Kushneria konosiri genomic window, AAATCGCATCGAAGACAGGCCGCAGCAAGACATGCCCTGTTGCCAAAAGGACCGCCGCGGCGGTCCTTTTTACGTATCGATCGGCCAGCATGGCACAGCCCTGATAGCTCATTCGCTCCTGGCTTCAAGCGCCAGCAGTGCCTGTTCAATGGCCTCGACATGCGCATCGTCATGGCCCATCTCACGTATCGAATCGGCCAGCATCAGCAGATAGTCGCGATTGGGGCCGCTGGGGCCGACCGCTGTCGAAATCTGCTGCGCAATCTCCAGCTCGGAGGCTTCCCCCAGCCAGGCCTCGTTGCCTTCGGTCGCCATATAGACCAGCGCCTCGCCACGCTCGCCATCATCAAAATAAAGGTCGGTTACAACGCGCAAATAACCATTCTTCTCGCGGACATCGAGCCCTTCAAGCACATCAGGCGTGATCAGATAGGCCATGCCATGACAAACGGCCTCCTCTCGGGGAACAAGAGTGGCTACCCGACCCGGCGCCTCAAGCGTGCCGCGATGGTCGTGTGAGCCCTGCCAGAAACGCCGTGCCCACCCCTTGATGCTGGCAGGGCGGCGCCTCCTGAAGGCAAAGCCGGTCTTGTAGATCAGCGACCCGTAGCCAAACAGCCACAGCGGCGTGTCGGATTGACCCGGGCAGGTCTCGGTGCTTGAAGAAGTTGGGATCTCGGACATAAGGGCCATCAAGGAATTGAAGGTCGAAAGTGCGAAATGAAGAGCGCCGTGGACATCATGATTAACCGGTACTCTCCACGTCATCTTCATCATTGTCTGCCACCAGCG contains:
- a CDS encoding gamma-glutamylcyclotransferase, giving the protein MSEIPTSSSTETCPGQSDTPLWLFGYGSLIYKTGFAFRRRRPASIKGWARRFWQGSHDHRGTLEAPGRVATLVPREEAVCHGMAYLITPDVLEGLDVREKNGYLRVVTDLYFDDGERGEALVYMATEGNEAWLGEASELEIAQQISTAVGPSGPNRDYLLMLADSIREMGHDDAHVEAIEQALLALEARSE